TTAAAGAAATCGAGTCTGGAATCTACCGGGTGGTGATCaaactattatttattattattgcaaaaaAATCCAGAAGCGTTGCTACCATTGTTAAAGATTAACGCAAGCAAAGGAGCGATGTCGTTTTCTAGAACATGCACAAGATTCAAATGATCGTTCATCTAGTTGCATGTCTATCTCTCAGCTTCCTCAAACGCATCAGGTTCTTTCTGAGAATGATCCTCTATTCAGGAATTTGAAGGAAGATCAAATTGGAATCAATCCGTTATCTGGTCGTCCCTGTATTGCTTCTGAGGTTCTTGAAGAAATGCGTAACTATCTCCTTGCTTCAAGCGCTGAAGACAGACAAGTTTGCGGACAGAGAGTAATCTCTTCAGTTAAAGAAGCATAGAAGAATCCCATcactcaaagatcagtattgcAACTCATTTCCCCTCTTGTGTTTACTACAAACATTAACAAAGGCAATGCGATTGTCTTTAGCTATGATAAAGTAGATATGATGGATCATCCTCTCATCTCAAGCTCTCAGCCAAAGCTTATGGCATCTGCAATATCTTTAGGACATTCTTTTCAACTCTACAACTAATGTGTTTTGTAGACTAGCTCTCCCAATCTCTCAAAGTCCATTGGAGCAACAGTTCAACTATCCTTTAACTTTTACTTCTGAAGCTTCTGAAACTAAGGAGAAAGATTAAAGGAAGCTGGGAAGATTCAAAAGAATTTACAACTCTCAGAAGAAGACTCAAAAGTTACTAGGGTCTCATGATTATCAAGCTATATTTGAAGAAGGTGTGAGCAAGAAAAGAAAGGCGGAAGGTGATTTGGCGGGTGCATCCAAAGCTGCAAAGAGCAATGCATCAAAGATGGTCCCACGTGAGGGACCGTCCAACGCGTAAATGAGCATCATAAGTTGGAACTATCGGGAACTAGGGCGGCCACAAGAACTGATGGTTCAACAACTCACGGAATTGCGTGGTACGTACTTCCCTGAGTTTTTTTCTTGTGGAAACTATGAATGCTCGGAACACTTTAGTAGATCTTCAAGCTTGGCTAGGATATGACCTTGTAAATATTGGTGGTGGTCTTGCTCTTTTTTGTAAGAACAGTGTTGATGTAAACATTCTGTATGCAGGCAAAAATCTTTTGGATGtacaatattatatatgaagAAAAGCCGTTAAACTTGTATTGTGTGTATGGAAATCCTAACTTCATCTTTAGATACATTGTTTGGGAATGCTTAACTTGTTTTCGTGTAAATAGAAAGAATAGTTGGTGAATTTTTGGAAACTTTAAAGAGATTCTCAACAACTCGGAAAAGTCTGGAGGTCCTAGAAGAAGTGATGCCTCCTTTTCTCCCTTTACTGACATGCTAGATGGATGTGGTATGTCTGAACTTCCTGATACTGGTAATAGTTTTACTTGGGGTGGAAGAAGGGAAACTATATGGATTCAAAGTAAATTGGATAGAGCTTTCGGAAACAAGGAATGGCTCAACCAATTCCCTGCTTCTAATCAAGTTTTCTTAGCAAAGAGAGGTTCTTATCATCAACCGGTCTTGATCAGACATATTTCTTCTCAAGAATCTTATAGAGGCTCcttcaaatttgatagaagaatgTTCCACAAGCCGTTGGTTAAAGAAGATATTGATCAAGCATGGAATAGCTCAGTTTCCTCTCAATTCTCAGTTTCGCCTCGTATAAGAAAGTGCAAAAAATCTCTTAGTCAATGGAAAAAAGGCGAACTCTCAGGAAAGGataataaaattgtaagatGAACTGGAGCAAGAAGAATCGTCAATGGATCCATCTTCTACAAAGATCAACTGTCTTAAGAAATCTCTTATGATAGCATATAGAGATGAGGAAAGCTTTTGGAAGCAGATTCGTAAAGATGATTGGATTCTCTATGGTGATCTTAGTGTTTCATGCAGCTGTTAAAATTTTGAGAGCAAGAAATgaaatttgcaaaaaaatttataagaatggTATTGCTCAATGGTCAGAAGCTTCTAAAGTTCGGATTGCAATTCAGTATTTTAGTGATCTTTTCAAGTCTTCAAACTCGGAAGATTACTTCTCTATGCGTCGAGGTCTCCCTCCAAGAGTCACACACTGAATGAATCATCATCTCATAAGGAAGGTGACATCTGAAGAAATCAAAGAAGCTGTTTTCTCAATAAAACCGAACAGTGCGCCAGGAGCCGATTGTATGTCTGGTTTTTTCTTCCAGTATTATTGGTAAACTGTAGGGAAACAACTCACGAAAGAAGTTTTGGATTACTTTGAATCTGGGATTATGCCCACTGAATGGAACTACACGTAATTAGTCATGATTCCTAAGAAGACAAATGCGACTATGATTCCTGATCTTTGTCCGATTTGTCTCTCTTAGATGATGTACAAAACAATATTGAAGATTATTGCTTCAAGGCTCAAAACGTTCCTTCCTGATATTTTTTCTCCTTCCCAATCATCTTTTGTCTCAGACCGACTAATCTCAGACAACATCATCATGGCACATGAAGTTACCACAGTCTCAGAACTCATGATTATGTCTCAACAACTTCATGGTGGCCAAGACAGATTATGATTATGTCTAAAGCATTTGATCGAGTATGATGGAATTATTTGAATGCTCTTCTCCTCTCCCTTGGTTTTCACTCTACTTGGGTGTCTTAGATGATGGCTTGTGTATCTATTGTGCAATACTCTGTTCTTATCAATGGAACAGTCCGATGGTCTCATCTCTCCTCAACGGGGTCTAAGAAATGGAGACCCCATATCGCCATTCTTGTTTGTTCTATGTGCTGAAGGTTTATCGTTTTTGCTCAACCAAGCTTCGTATGAGGGTCTATTAAATGGTATTCAATACTCTTGAGAAGATCCATctattcatcatttttttttttttgcagacgaCAGTCTGCTTCTCTTAAAggctgaccttcttcagtatcAAGTATTTCAAGAGATATCTCAAAAGTATGAAGAAGCTATAGGACAAGTTATTAATTTAGCCATGTCCTCTCTGACGTTCGGTAAAAACATTGACTCAGAACTGAAGGATCAGATTCAATCTAAGCTTGGAATATTTCCAGAAGGAAGAGCAGGTAGGTATCTTGGTCTACCTGAGTGTTTTAGGTACCTGCTCCTTTAGGTTTCCGTCCTTTGTATGCTTGGAGGAGCATTCTCTTTGGTAGAGAGCTATTGTTAAAAGGCCTTAGAAATATGGTAGGAGATGATAGGTCTCTATCAATCTGGTCTTCTCCTTGGTTAGTAGAAGGAGATATGATGCGCATTCCACTTATGAAGAACATTCTGGTTGATTTGAAACTCAAAGTTAGTTCTCATATATGGAATCAAAATTTGCTAGTTGACCTCTTTTCCATGTAGGATAAAGAGATCATTCTCAAGATCAAGCCAGTAATCTCTTCACCTGACTTTTACATTTGGAACCATACTCGTTATGGGGAATATTCAGTTAAATCAGACtgatatatatgttttgcttgagggtAAGAAAATGATAAGTTTAGGGGAGTTGATAAACCTTGGTTTTTACCGGTTAACCACGATATAAGTCCATTTTAgagcatattatatatatttggagTTGTTTAGGGTCTTTTCAGGGATTAAGGGAAACTTCTAGCATTTTCCCAATCGCTTACGACTTACAACTTCATAAGAGCGTATTAATATCAACTCGAAATATCCGATGAGATTTATCAGCTTAAAAAGATGGCAGTTAAACATACAATTGTGTAGGGATATTTGGAGTTGAATATCCCTGACTCTAGCATTTTCCCAATCGCTTACAACttcatttacttttttttttatatactgcCTAGCATAATCTGAAAGTAAAGTCTATTGTGTGAAATAGTGAGTCTCTGTGGATATGATCCTCAAGTACTACGATTAtactcttatttgagagagtttgtTTTTGTAATGTGAGCATATCATATATCAATTTCTTGAAATCACTTTCTCTTTTAGAACACACGATCTTCTCTTGTGGAAAACACCACCAAAGATCTAATAACTATCAAGAAATAGGAAAACACCCAATCACCTTAAAAACACCACTCTGCAACTACCTCCCCGCCGCCTCTGATACAAGTTCTATCTCCAACCAGCACTATTTGCAACACTGTTGTAGCTTAGAAATTGGATCTTAAAGCAGCTGGCCTTGCTTGGATCTTTATTGACACATCCACTACAAATATCACTTGAGGATCCACATATCAAGACTTTGTCTCTTTGCCTTGCATGATGGAAACCCTTGAAATTCGGGGAGCCCTTCTACATTCTACATGCTGCATCCCTTAACTTCAAAATCATATAGGTTATTTCAGGTTCTCAGATGCCTATTAAAGCTATTATATTGAATCGACTGGCTATAATTATATGGAGTCTCTTTGGACATTGTTTCACTCATCTATTTTACATTTGATTCatgttgtttttatttcatttcttGAAGTTTAATAGACTTGTGGACTTATCGGATAAAACATGCCTTtacactaaatttttttttttggatttgggttCTGCCTAACAACTGATTTTTAGAGTTTATTTgctaaataacaaaaaaaaaaagaaaactagatTTGTAGAGAGAAGACAGAGAGATAGCATAAGAGATGGAATGTTTTTGGGTACTTAgtgaatttgtatttttttcacggtaaaaaacctaatttttttttaatttaatgcaGGCATGAGTtggtcaaaaacaaaaacaaaatattaagaaGGTGTATCCACGCGCCATGATTGCGAGTGGTCGACAATGAATATTAACCATATCCACTAAAAATTGAAAGGAGAATAAAATAGAAGAGTGACGTAAAAGCCAGGATTGTTTCAGTGTGATTCACCCCTGCGTGGTATTTTACGTATCGACCGTAGATCTTAGGAAAGTTAACAAAGTATGGTTATCTAACGATAAGGTCTATGTATCCGTGTAAAATATGGAAAGGCCGATATGTTTCGAGAACAACAAATTTTAGTGAAAGACAAACGGAGAACAATCTGGTCTGCTGCTAAAGAAATTTacacacaaaaattaaaataaataaaacagagagaaagaaaatGCGAAAAAGAGGAGACCTTTGTGGCTTTGTCTAATTGCCTCCACTGACtcctgaaaaagaaaaaaacgcgATAAAAGCAGGGAAATTCAGTTCACCGACAAAGCAAGTCTCCGTTGAAAATCCGATGCAATCCACTAACGGAGACGGCGGTGaaggaggaagtggagaggggaatcGAGGTGGGTTATCTAGGATCCGTTCAGCTCCCGCGACTTGGATTGAAACCCTACTcgtggatgatgaagaaggCGATTTGAAACCTAACCTCTGTTTGACTGAGCTTCTTACCGGAAGCTCGGCTCGTGACTCATTTGAGTTCCCGAACTCCGTTGAGCAGGGATTGTACAATCACCAAGGTGGTGGCTTTCACCGTCAAAATAGCACTCCGGCGGATTTTCTCAGTGGCTCTGGAGCTGGGACTGATGGGTATTTCTCAAATTTTGGGATTCCGGCGAATTACGACTACTTGACGCCGAACGTTGACATTTCTCCGGCGAGTAAACGGTCGAGGGAAATTGAAGCTCAGTTCTCTTCTCAGATGGTAAGCTTTTAGAGGAATAGTTTGTTcctttttttcgttttcttattgttgtcaatttttataaaatttatggtCAAAATGCTGAGTTCAGGCTCTGACTGAGATTAATACACTCATAGTTTAATGGGGTTTTTGAAATGTTTAGTCATGGAGCCACAAGAAAGTTGTAAAGAGCAGTCTTGTCTAATTTTGACAACTTGCATTtgtttgaaacaaaaatcagcaagttgcatatttttttttattgctcCTCTGCCTTTTGAGTGAATGGTTACGTAAAGCTTCTATTTAGTACatggcaaacaaaaaaaaatcaggccAGATTAGTCACTACAATAAGTCCCCTTTTATCCAGTGCTTTCAAATCTGAAGATCATCTAATACTTGTGAGATGAGAAATGTTCATATGGATAATTCACCTTGGATAATTATCTCTTCCCTTTTGTTCCGTGAATTAGAAAGAAGAGCAAATGAGTGGTGGTGTATCAGGAATGATGGATATCAACATGGATAAGCTACTTGAGGACTCGGTTCCTTGTAGGGTTCGTGCTAAACGCGGTTGTGCAACTCATCCTCGTAGCATTGCTGAACGGGTATTTGCTTTAAAGTTTCACGCTTTGCAGTCATCACTTGTGCTGCTGCTTATGTATCTATCGTTCTTCttttgttgttatgaattgtcTCTAATACATTTTGCTAGGTGAGGAGAACGCGAATAAGTGATCGGATCAGGAGGCTGCAAGAACTTGTTCCTAACATGGATAAGGTAGTTTTCTATTGCAGCGCATATTAATTTCCAAAATTTGGTAATAATCACGAAATGGGGCCAAGAATGCTTAGAGCTTATGGTAAGAATTAGTGCTCTTACTAAAGCTTAGCTGTAAAGGAAAATGGATGTTAAATGTTGGATGATTGTGAAGGCACTAATGGAATTTCAAAATTACGGTCTAGCCCAAAATTATGGGTGTACACCCTCTTATTGGAGGTTTCTTTGTATGATACTTGATTAGTTGCCTCGTAACACATTATGAAAAAACAAACGTTTGAGAAATACTTTCTGAAAcgctgagaacgatgaaactcTGATAGATTGCAGATGTTCAGATTTTATGATcttttttgcttcttttttttttttttttttgcagcaaaccAACACTGCAGACATGTTAGAAGAAGCTGTGGAGTATGTGAAAGCTCTTCAAAGCAAGATCCaggtttattttcatatatatcatatatccaCATAAATTTAGCAATATGGAAATGAGGGAAATGTTTCAAGAAAAAGCTACGGAGAGAGAACAATGGTTACTAacacaattttgtttttgaaaaaaaattaggacttgtatattttgtttcgatcattttgttaattttttttgatggaTTCAGGAGTTGACAGAGCAGCAGAGGAGGTGCATATGCAAACCTAAGGAAGAACAATAAGGTTTCCTATaggattgatatatatatatatcaataagtattttttttttgaatctacTTGTGCTGATGATCGGTTCGAAAATTCGAAACATGATCCTATACGGAActagaaaaaatagattatttacTACTGTCTGTCAAAAACACATCCGAGAACCTTCTCTCTACCAAAGTTTCTAAATCAAAGAATCTCGTCGGTGACCGGTGGTCTTGCCGCCGGTTaccatcttt
The window above is part of the Brassica napus cultivar Da-Ae chromosome C8, Da-Ae, whole genome shotgun sequence genome. Proteins encoded here:
- the LOC106416048 gene encoding transcription factor bHLH80; this translates as MQSTNGDGGEGGSGEGNRGGLSRIRSAPATWIETLLVDDEEGDLKPNLCLTELLTGSSARDSFEFPNSVEQGLYNHQGGGFHRQNSTPADFLSGSGAGTDGYFSNFGIPANYDYLTPNVDISPASKRSREIEAQFSSQMKEEQMSGGVSGMMDINMDKLLEDSVPCRVRAKRGCATHPRSIAERVRRTRISDRIRRLQELVPNMDKQTNTADMLEEAVEYVKALQSKIQELTEQQRRCICKPKEEQ